The DNA region TCAACGCCGGTTGCCACGCAGACAACTGCGATGACATCGACTACAGTCAAGACGGCGTCCAAGCGGCGCAACGTGAATAAATAGAATTCGCTGACAAGGCCTTCGGGTCTTGCTGCGTTTTTGAGCTTGTCGGCAGCGTAAGCCGCATCCAGATCAGGTTGTTGTGGTTATGTCGATTGCTTTGCGCCTGATGGTCATCTCTGTTGCTGCGTTACTGGGTGCTTGTGCCAGCGCGCCGCCACCCCCCAAAGCCCCCGGATCGTTCAGCGTCCGGTGGTGACTGCTCCCCCTCAGATTCTTTCCCCGGCCGCCGAAGACGTGCTTTTCCGTGCGTTGGGGCTGGTGGGCACACCTTATCGCTGGGGCGGCAACACGCCTGACTCCGGTTTTGACTGCAGTGGTCTTATAGGTTATGTCTATCGTGATGCGGCGGGCATTTCTTTGCCGCGTTCGACCCGTGAAATGATCGTGATGGGCGCGCCGAATATTCGTCGCGAGCAGCTGCAGTCGGGCGATCTGGTGTTCTTCGCCACATCGGGTGGCTCGCAGGTGTCGCATGCGGGGATCTACGTCGGTGAAGGCCGCTTTGTGCATGCACCGGCCACCGGTGGCACAGTCAAACTCGACAGCCTCGACAAGCCCTACTGGCAACGCGCCTACCTCAACGCCAAGCGCGTAATCCAGCCAGCGAACCTGGCGCAGAATCGGCCGTAAGCGCTTCGCTCGCCTGCGGTCTGCCGGGAACCCCCAGCAAAACCTATCGTGCGACGCTCCGCGTCGCCATGCCGTTCAGGACGCTCTGCGTCTTCTTGCGACGCAGAGCGTCGTGAACTGCATTCCCACGCTGGAGCACTAGGTCCTGATGAGCCCGGAAAATAGGGCTTTCAGGCTTCTGTCCATAGGGCGTAGCAGCGAACCGGGCGACGCTTCGCTTGTTCGCTAAGGCAGTGTTTCAGACGATGCATTTTCGGCAATCATACCGGCCCTTTCGCGAACAAGTTCGCTCCTACGGCCTTCGGCCAGAATCAAAAGCGAACTTGTGTATTTCTGCGTCACACCTCTGCACTCGGTATTACTGAGCAGCCTTGGCCGAGGTCACGCGCCAGATCTTGTTGCCGACGTCGTCCGCCACCAGCAACCCGCCGCGCTGATCGTTGACCACGCCCACCGGCCGGCCCATGGCTTTTTCGTCCTTGTTCAGGAAGCCGGTCAGCACGTCGACCGGGGCGCCATTGGGTTTGCCGCCGCTGAACGGGATGAACACCACTTTATAGCCGCTGTGTGGTTTGCGGTTCCAGGAGCCGTGCTGGCCAATGAACAGGCCTTCGTTGAATGGCGCAGCCAGCGTTTTGCCGTCTGCAAACACCAAGCCCAGCGAGGCGGTGTGGGGGCCGACTGCGTAATCCGGCGCAATCGCCTTGGCGACCAGGGCCGGATTCTGCGGCTTGACGCGCTCGTCAACGTGCTGGCCGTAATAGCTGTAAGGCCAGCCATAGAACGCGCCATCTTGCACTGATGTCACGTAATCAGGCACCAGATCGCTGCCGATCTCGTCGCGTTCGTTGACGGCGGTCCACAATTTGCCGGTTTTCGGCTCCCAATCCATCCCGTTGGGGTTACGCAGGCCAGAGGCGAAGATGCGGTGATTGCCGGTGGCGGCGTCCACTTCCCAGATCGCTGCGCGACCTTCTTCCTTGTCCATGCCGTTCTCGGCCACGTTGCTGTTCGAGCCCACCGTCACGTACAGCTTGCTGCCGTCTTTGCTGGCGATGACATTCTTGGTCCAGTGGTGGTTGAGCGTGCCGCCCGGCAGGTCGACCACTTTGGTCGCTTGCGCACTGATGGAGGTCTGGCCGGCTTCGTAAGGGAAGCTGATCAGGCGGTCGGTATCGGCGACATACAGCTTGTTGCCCACCAGGGTCATGCCGAACGGCGAATTGAGGTTTTGCAGGAAAACCGTGCGAGTCTCGGCAACGCCGTCTTTATCGACATCGCGCAGCAAGGTGATGCGGTTGGCGCTCGGTACGCCAGCGCCCGCGCGGCCCATGACTTTCTCCATGACCCAGCCGCGAATGCCCTTGGAATCATCCGGCTTGGCCGGCGAGTTGGTTTCCGCGACCAGCACGTCGCCGTTGGGCAGCACATACAGCCAGCGCGGATGATCAAGGTGTTCGGCGAAGGCAGCCACTTGAGTGCCCGGCGCGGCAACCGGTTTTGCATCTTTCTCCCAGCCGATGGCGGGGGCGATATTGACGGTCGGGATCAGCGTCTTGTTCGGCTCCGGCAGCTTGGGCGAGGGGCCTGTTCCGTCCGAGACTTGCAGCCTGGACGACTCGCCGCAGGCAGCAAGGCCGCCAGCAACCAGAAGCAGTACTGCGTAATGGGGTCTGTGTTTGAACATGTTGGATCTCCATAAACAAAGGCGTGGTCCTGTAACTGATAGAGACACCCTGAACCGCCGAGGTTCAATCCTGTTAAATGAAGGAGCCTGAGGCTGCGCTGTCGATTGACGCTCTGGGCCCAACCCTCTACCCTTCGCCGCTTGTTTCAGGTGCTCTGCAATCTTCGATTGGCAGAGTGAAACAGGGAAGCCGGTGTGGATCACCCGATCCGATCCCGGCGCTGCCCCCGCAACGGTAAATGAGTCAAGGCTGTGCATCGTGCCACTGTGTTTCGACACGGGAAGGCGCGCAGCCGGGGAGACCCGCTCATGAGCCCGGAGACCGGCCTGAATCACTCAATGGCATCACGGAGGGTGATGTTCTGTGCAGGGCGTTGCCGTGCTGTCCAGTGCTGTCCTTCCGTCTGCTTTCGCCTGCCCCGAGCGGAGAGCCGAAATGAACGAATCCCCCGAACGCGACGAACGCCATCTGGCGCGCATGCAGCGCAAAAAAGCCGTGATGGACGAACGTATTGCCAGTTCGCCCAATGAGTGCGGCCTGCTGCTGGTATTGACCGGCAACGGCAAAGGCAAGAGCAGCTCGGCCTTCGGCATGCTCGCCCGGGCCATGGGCCACGACATGCAGTGCGGTGTGGTGCAGTTCATCAAGGGCCGCAACAGCACCGGCGAAGAAATGTTCTTCCGGCGCTTTCCTGAGCAAGTGCGTTATCACGTGATGGGCGAGGGCTTCACCTGGGAAACCCAGGACCGCCAGCGCGACATCGCCGCCGCCGAGGCTGCATGGGCTGTGTCGCAGGAAATGCTTCGCGACCCGAGTATCGGCCTGGTGGTGCTCGACGAATTGAACATCGCCCTCAAACATGGCTACCTCGATCTTGAGCAGGTACTGACGGACTTGCAGGCCCGTCCGCCCATGCAGCACGTACTGGTGACCGGCCGTGGTGCCAAGCCTGAATTGATCGACCTGGCCGACACTGTTTCCGAGATCGGCGTGGTCAAGCATGCGTTCCAGTCCGGTATTCGTGCGCAAAAAGGTATCGAGCTGTGAGCCATTCCTCATGAGAGCACTGCAATGAGAGCCACTAAATGAGAGCCCCGCGCGACTGTCCGGCGGTATTGATCGCTGCGCCTGCCTCCGGGCAAGGCAAAACCACGGTGACCGCCGCACTGGCGCGTCTGCATCGCAATCAGGGCCGCAAGGTCCGGGTGTTCAAGTGCGGTCCGGATTTTCTTGATCCGATGATCCTTGAGCGGGCCAGTGGTGCGCCGGTCTATCAGCTGGACATGTGGATGGTCGGTGCCGATGAAAGCCGACGCCTGCTCTGGGAAGCGGCCGACGAAGCGGACCTGATCCTCATCGAAGGCGTCATGGGCTTGTTCGACGGCACGCCATCGAGTGCCGACCTGGCGCGTCACTTTGGCGTGCCGGTACTCGGCGTGATCGACGGGACTGCCATGGCACAGACGTTTGGCGCACTGGCACTGGGGTTGGCGCGCTATCAGCCGGATTTGCCGTTCGCCGGGGTACTGGCCAACCGCGTGGGCACCGTACGCCACGCGCAATTGCTGGAAAACAGCCTGACCGAGGGGCTGCGCTGGTACGGCGCGTTGTCGCGGGAAGTCGGTTTCGAATTGCCCAGCCGCCATTTGGGATTGGTGCAAGCCAGTGAGCTTAACGACCTGGACCTGCGTCTGGACATGGCCGCCGCTGCGCTGGCCAGCACCTGCGAAGTGTCGTTGCCACCTGCCGTGACATTCACCGCGCCCGATCCGGTTCATGTCGAACCGCTGCTCAGCGGCGTGCGTATCGCCGTGGCGCGTGACGAAGCCTTCGCCTTTCTCTACGGCGCGAGCCTGGACCTGCTGCGCAACATGGGCGCCGAACTGAGCTTTTTCTCGCCGATCCATGACAGCGAAATTCCCGAAGCCGACAGCCTGTACCTGCCGGGCGGCTACCCCGAACTGCATCACGTCGCGCTGGCGGCAAACCTGGCGATGCAGGCCTCGATCAGGGCTCACCATATTGCCGGCAAGCCGATCCTGGCCGAGTGCGGCGGCATGCTCTATCTGCTTGATGCGCTGACCGACGTGGAAGGCGTGCGCGCCGAACTGGTCGGTTTGCTGGCCGGTGAGGCGGTCATGCAGAAGCGTCTTGCGGCGCTGGCCTTGCAAGCGGTCGAACTGCCCGAGGGCACGCTGCACGGTCACACGTACCACCACTCGCTGACCAGCACCGAGCTGCAACCGATTGCCCGAGGCGTCAGCCCCAATGGCGGTCGTGGTGCCGAGGCGGTGTATCGCCTGGGACGCCTGACCGCCTCTTATGTGCACTTCTATTTCCCTTCCTGTCCGCAGGCGATAGCGGCGCTGTTCAAGCCATGAGCGAGCAAGCGTTCAGCCCTGAAGAGCGGGCTGCGGTGTACCGCGCCATTGCCGAACGTCGCGATATGCGCCACTTCATCGGCGGCTCTGTCGCGCCCGAGCTGCTGGCACGCGTGCTGGAGGCCGCGCATCAGGCGCCCAGCGTCGGGTTGATGCAGCCTTGGCGTTTCATTCGTATCAGCGATCCGGCGTTGCGCAGCCAGATGCAGGCGCAGGTGGAAGAAGAGCGTATTCGTACCGCCGAGGCGCTGGGTGAGCGAACCGACGAGTTCATGAAGCTCAAGGTCGAAGGCATCAATGATTGCGCCGAAGTGCTGGTTGCCGCGCTGATGGAAGGGCGTGAGCAGCACATCTTCGGCCGGCGCACCTTGCCGGAAATGGACATGGCTTCGCTGTCCTGTGCAATCCAGAATCTGTGGCTGGCCTCGCGTGCCGAAGGGCTGGGCATGGGCTGGGTATCGCTGTTCGATCCCGAGGCGCTGGCCGGTTTGCTGGGCATGCCAGACGGCGCCAAGCCGCTGGCGATCATCTGTCTGGGGCCGGTGAAGGAATTTTATCCCGCGCCCATGCTGGTCATGGAAGGCTGGGCGCAAGCGCGCCCGCTGCATGAACTGCTGTATGAGAATCAATGGGGAGTGAGTCAATGAGTGTGGCGCTGTTGAGCGTCGCCGGCGTGGCGCTGGATGCGTTGCTCGGTGAGCCGAAACGCTGGCATCCGCTGGTCGGGTTCGGCGGCTTTGCCAGTCGGGTCGAGCGGCGCTTCAACAGCGGCGGCCGTGGCTGGCGCAGTCATGGCGTGACGGCCTGGGTAATAACGGTGGTGCCGTTGACGCTGTTGGCCACCTTATTGAGCTGGCTGCCTTATATCGGCTGGCTGTTCGACATTCTGGCGCTGTACTGCGCGCTGGGCATGCGCAGCCTCGGTGAACACGTTCAGCCGGTGGCGCAGGCATTGCGCAGTGAGGATCTGGTCGAAGCGCGGCAGCGGGTGGGTTATCTGGTCAGTCGCCAGACCAGCGAACTGGACGCCACCGAGGTCGCCCGCGCCGCTACCGAGTCAGTGCTGGAAAACGGCAGCGACGCGGTGTTTGCTGCACTGTTCTGGTTTGTCGTGGCCGGTGCGCCCGGCGTGGTGCTGTACCGGCTGAGCAACACGCTGGACGCCATGTGGGGCTATCGCAACGAGCGTTTCGAGCGTTTCGGCTGGGCGGCGGCAAAAATCGACGACTTGCTCAACTACATTCCTGCACGCCTTGTGGCACTGACCTACGCATTATTGGGCAAGACCCGACTGGCACTGCGTTGCTGGCGTACCCAGGGCCCGACCTGGGACAGCCCGAATGCAGGCCCGGTGATGGCGGCTGGCGCGGGTGCACTGGGTGTCGAGCTGGGCGGCGCGGCGATCTATCACGGCGAACTGCATCAGCGTCCAAAACTGGGTGAAGGTGTCCCGGCCGACGCGGACTCGATCGATCGCGGCTGGCAACTGGTGCAGCGCGGCGTCTGGTTATGGCTGCTGATCATCTGCGCGGCGGCTGAATTCTATGCTTGAGCACGGCGGGCGACTGCGCGCTGCGGCGCAACATTATGGTATTCGTCAGGCCGACTGGCTGGACCTGTCCACCGGCATCGCACCCTGGCCCTGGCCGATTCCGGAGATTCCCCTGCGCGCCTGGGCGCGGCTGCCCGAGACCGATGACGGCCTGGAAGCCGCAGCCTGTGCCTATTACGGTGTGCCTCGGTTATTACCGGTGTCCGGTTCGCAGGCAGCGATTCAAGCGCTGCCTCGGGTGCGCAGTGGAGGGCGGGTCGGTGTTCTTTCACCGTGCTATGCCGAGCACGCACATGCCTGGCGCCAAAGCGGCTACGTGGTTCGCGAGGTGGGTGAGCAAGAGGTCGACTATTTTCTCGATACCCTCGATGTGCTGGTGGTGGTCAACCCCAACAACCCGACCGGCCTGCTGCTGAGTACCGAGCGCCTGCTGGAGTGGCACGCACGGCTGGCCGAGCGTGGCGGCTGGCTGGTGGTCGACGAAGCATTCATGGATAACACACCGGGCCTGAGCCTGGCCGCCGACACCTGGCGCATCGGGTTGATCGTGCTGCGCTCGTTCGGCAAGTTTTTCGGCCTGGCCGGGGTCCGGCTGGGCTTTGTGCTGGCCGAACCGGCGCTGCTCAAATCACTGGCGCAGGAAATAGGCCCCTGGTCGGTCAGCGGGCCGACGCGCATCATCGGCCAGGCCTGCCTGAGCGATCTGCAAGGGCATGCCCGGCAGATCGAACGCTGTGATCAGGCGCGTGACCGGCTGGTGGCCTTGCTCCACCAGTACCATCTGGCCCCTGATGGCGGCTGCGCGCTGTTTCAGTGGCTGGTGACTGCCGAAGCGCAATTGCTCCACGAGTTCTGTGCCCGACGTGGCGTATTGTTGCGCCTGTTCGTGGGGGACACGCCTGAGTCCTGCAGCCTGCGCTTTGGCCTGCCCGCTGATGAGGCCGACTGGCTGCGTCTGCACACTGTTCTGCTTGAATACCGCAAGGAATACCCATGGCCACGCTGATGGTACAAGGCACCACCTCGGATGCCGGCAAAAGCACGCTGGTGACGGCGTTGTGCCGCTGGCTGACCCGGCAGGGCGTGAAAGTCGTGCCTTTCAAACCGCAGAACATGGCGCTCAACAGCGCGGTGACGGCGGACGGTGGCGAGATCGGCCGTGCGCAGGCGGTGCAGGCGCAGGCTTGCTTTCTTGAACCGCATACCGACATGAACCCGGTGCTGCTCAAGCCCAACAGCGACACTGGCGCGCAGGTCATCATTCACGGTCGCGCCGTGACCACCATGAACGCCGTGGCGTATCACAGCTATAAAGAGATCGCCATGCAGGCGGTGCTGGAGTCGCATCGGCGGCTGGGGGAAAGCTACCCGGTGATCATGGTCGAAGGCGCCGGCTCGCCCGCCGAAATCAACCTGCGCGCCAATGACATCGCCAACATGGGCTTCGCCGAAGCGGTCGACTGCCCGGTGCTGCTGATTGCCGACATCAATCGCGGCGGGGTCTTTGCGCATCTGGTCGGCACGCTGGAGCTGCTGTCGCCCAGCGAGCAGGCACGGGTCAAGGGCTTCATCATCAACCGGTTTCGCGGCGACATTGCCTTGCTGCAGCCGGGGCTGGACTGGCTGGAAGCGCGCACCGGCAAGCCGGTGGTCGGCGTGCTGCCTTACGTCATGGACCTGCATCTGGAGGCCGAGGACGGCCTTGATCAGCGCCAGACCGACAAGGTCGAGCAAGTGCTGAACGTGGTCGTGCCGGTGCTGCCGCGTATCAGCAATCACACTGATTTCGACCCGCTGCGCCTGCATCCGCAGGTCAATCTGCAATTTATCGGCCCTGGCCAGCCCATTCCCCCCGCTGATCTGATTATTCTGCCCGGCTCGAAAAGCGTGCGCAGCGACCTGACTTATCTGCGCGCCAATGGCTGGGACACGGCCATCGACCGGCATCTGCGCTACGGCGGCAAGCTGATGGGGATCTGCGGCGGCCTGCAAATGCTCGGCGAGCAATTGCACGATCCGCTGGGCCTCGAAGGCGCGGCGGGTTCCAGCCCCGGTCTTGGCCTGTTGGCGATGAGCACCGTGCTGGAAACCGAGAAGCAACTGCGCAATGTGCGCGGCCATCTGACCCTGGAAGACGCCGAGGTCAGTGGTTACGAGATCCATGCCGGCGTCACCACCGGTGCGGCGCTTGAGCACGCTGCGGTTCGCCTAGACGATGGCCGCTGCGACGGCGCGCAGAGTGCCGACGGACAGATTCTCGGCACTTACCTGCATGGCCTGTTCGAATCGCCTGCCGCGTGCAGCGCGCTATTGCGTTGGGCGGGGCTGGAAAACGTGCAGTCGGTGGATTATCACGCCTTGCGCGAGCGCGACATCGAGCGGCTGGCGGATCTGGTGGAAAAGCACCTGGACGGTAAGCTGCTCCGCGAACTGTGCGGCCTGGAGGCAAGCTGAATGCTGCAATTGATACTCGGTGGTGCGCGCTCCGGCAAAAGTCGGCTGGCTGAAAAACTGGCTACCGACTCTTCGCTCGATGTGATCTATATCGCCACCAGCCAGCCGCTCGATGGCGAGATGAATCAGCGTGTTGCCAGCCATCGCGCTCGTCGCCCTGATCACTGGGGGCTGGTCGAAGAGCCTGTCGAACTGGCGCGCGTTCTTTTTGAGCAGGCTGCGCCTGACCGCTGCCTGCTGGTGGATTGCCTGACCCTGTGGCTGACCAATCTGCTGATGCTCGACAGCCCCGAGCGTCTGGCTCGGGAGCGTGAAGCGCTGCTCGACTGCCTGGCTGAATTGCCGGGCGAAATCATTTTTGTCAGCAATGAGACCGGGCTTGGCGTTGTGCCGCTCGGGGAGCTGACCCGTCGTTACGTCGACGAAGCCGGTCTGCTGCATCAGGCGCTGGCCGAGCGTTGCCAGCGTGTCGTGTTAACCGTTGCTGGCCTGCCACTTACGTTGAAAGGAACCGCGCTATGAGTAATTCCTGGTGGCTCAAGCCCGCACAGGCCATTGATGTGCCGATGCGCGAAGCTGCGTTGGCGCGTCAGCAGCAGCTGACCAAGCCTGCCGGATCGCTGGCGCAACTGGAGCGACTGGCGGTGCAGCTAGCCGGTCTGCAAGGACGCGAGCGTCCGGCTGCCGACCAGCTGTGGATCGCGATCTTCGCGGGTGACCATGGCGTCGTCGCAGAAGGTGTGTCGGCGTATCCGCAGGAAGTCACGGGCCAGATGCTGCACAACTTTGTCAAGGGCGGCGCGGCGATCAGCGTGCTGGCGCGCCAGCTTTCCGCGCAGCTGGATGTGGTGGATCTGGGTACCGTGTCGCCGATAGAGTTGCCAGGTGTGCGCCATCTGCGCCTCGGCGCAGGCACTGCCAATTTCGCCCACGGCCCCGCCATGACTGTCGAGCAGGGCCTCGCTGCGTTGCAGGCCGGGCGTGACAGCGTGTTGCGCGCCAAGGCCGTTGGCACTGAGCTGTTCATTGGTGGCGAGATGGGTATCGGCAATACCACGGCGGCCAGTGCGGTGGCCTGTTCGGTACTGGAATGCGCCGCGCCGCTGCTGGTCGGCCCAGGCACCGGCCTGAACGC from Pseudomonas syringae includes:
- a CDS encoding cobyrinate a,c-diamide synthase, producing MRAPRDCPAVLIAAPASGQGKTTVTAALARLHRNQGRKVRVFKCGPDFLDPMILERASGAPVYQLDMWMVGADESRRLLWEAADEADLILIEGVMGLFDGTPSSADLARHFGVPVLGVIDGTAMAQTFGALALGLARYQPDLPFAGVLANRVGTVRHAQLLENSLTEGLRWYGALSREVGFELPSRHLGLVQASELNDLDLRLDMAAAALASTCEVSLPPAVTFTAPDPVHVEPLLSGVRIAVARDEAFAFLYGASLDLLRNMGAELSFFSPIHDSEIPEADSLYLPGGYPELHHVALAANLAMQASIRAHHIAGKPILAECGGMLYLLDALTDVEGVRAELVGLLAGEAVMQKRLAALALQAVELPEGTLHGHTYHHSLTSTELQPIARGVSPNGGRGAEAVYRLGRLTASYVHFYFPSCPQAIAALFKP
- a CDS encoding cobyric acid synthase, giving the protein MATLMVQGTTSDAGKSTLVTALCRWLTRQGVKVVPFKPQNMALNSAVTADGGEIGRAQAVQAQACFLEPHTDMNPVLLKPNSDTGAQVIIHGRAVTTMNAVAYHSYKEIAMQAVLESHRRLGESYPVIMVEGAGSPAEINLRANDIANMGFAEAVDCPVLLIADINRGGVFAHLVGTLELLSPSEQARVKGFIINRFRGDIALLQPGLDWLEARTGKPVVGVLPYVMDLHLEAEDGLDQRQTDKVEQVLNVVVPVLPRISNHTDFDPLRLHPQVNLQFIGPGQPIPPADLIILPGSKSVRSDLTYLRANGWDTAIDRHLRYGGKLMGICGGLQMLGEQLHDPLGLEGAAGSSPGLGLLAMSTVLETEKQLRNVRGHLTLEDAEVSGYEIHAGVTTGAALEHAAVRLDDGRCDGAQSADGQILGTYLHGLFESPAACSALLRWAGLENVQSVDYHALRERDIERLADLVEKHLDGKLLRELCGLEAS
- the cobT gene encoding nicotinate-nucleotide--dimethylbenzimidazole phosphoribosyltransferase yields the protein MSNSWWLKPAQAIDVPMREAALARQQQLTKPAGSLAQLERLAVQLAGLQGRERPAADQLWIAIFAGDHGVVAEGVSAYPQEVTGQMLHNFVKGGAAISVLARQLSAQLDVVDLGTVSPIELPGVRHLRLGAGTANFAHGPAMTVEQGLAALQAGRDSVLRAKAVGTELFIGGEMGIGNTTAASAVACSVLECAAPLLVGPGTGLNAEGIAHKTLVIERALALHAEHAGDPLHSLFCLGGFEIAALTGAYLACAQEGIVALVDGFICSVAALVAVRLNPSCRNWLLFGHRGAEPGHRHLLETLQAEPLLDLGLRLGEGSGAALAVPLVRLACELHNGMATFAEAAVADRPA
- the cobU gene encoding bifunctional adenosylcobinamide kinase/adenosylcobinamide-phosphate guanylyltransferase gives rise to the protein MLQLILGGARSGKSRLAEKLATDSSLDVIYIATSQPLDGEMNQRVASHRARRPDHWGLVEEPVELARVLFEQAAPDRCLLVDCLTLWLTNLLMLDSPERLAREREALLDCLAELPGEIIFVSNETGLGVVPLGELTRRYVDEAGLLHQALAERCQRVVLTVAGLPLTLKGTAL
- the cbiB gene encoding adenosylcobinamide-phosphate synthase CbiB; amino-acid sequence: MSVALLSVAGVALDALLGEPKRWHPLVGFGGFASRVERRFNSGGRGWRSHGVTAWVITVVPLTLLATLLSWLPYIGWLFDILALYCALGMRSLGEHVQPVAQALRSEDLVEARQRVGYLVSRQTSELDATEVARAATESVLENGSDAVFAALFWFVVAGAPGVVLYRLSNTLDAMWGYRNERFERFGWAAAKIDDLLNYIPARLVALTYALLGKTRLALRCWRTQGPTWDSPNAGPVMAAGAGALGVELGGAAIYHGELHQRPKLGEGVPADADSIDRGWQLVQRGVWLWLLIICAAAEFYA
- the bluB gene encoding 5,6-dimethylbenzimidazole synthase, producing MSEQAFSPEERAAVYRAIAERRDMRHFIGGSVAPELLARVLEAAHQAPSVGLMQPWRFIRISDPALRSQMQAQVEEERIRTAEALGERTDEFMKLKVEGINDCAEVLVAALMEGREQHIFGRRTLPEMDMASLSCAIQNLWLASRAEGLGMGWVSLFDPEALAGLLGMPDGAKPLAIICLGPVKEFYPAPMLVMEGWAQARPLHELLYENQWGVSQ
- the cobD gene encoding threonine-phosphate decarboxylase CobD, with product MLEHGGRLRAAAQHYGIRQADWLDLSTGIAPWPWPIPEIPLRAWARLPETDDGLEAAACAYYGVPRLLPVSGSQAAIQALPRVRSGGRVGVLSPCYAEHAHAWRQSGYVVREVGEQEVDYFLDTLDVLVVVNPNNPTGLLLSTERLLEWHARLAERGGWLVVDEAFMDNTPGLSLAADTWRIGLIVLRSFGKFFGLAGVRLGFVLAEPALLKSLAQEIGPWSVSGPTRIIGQACLSDLQGHARQIERCDQARDRLVALLHQYHLAPDGGCALFQWLVTAEAQLLHEFCARRGVLLRLFVGDTPESCSLRFGLPADEADWLRLHTVLLEYRKEYPWPR
- the cobO gene encoding cob(I)yrinic acid a,c-diamide adenosyltransferase codes for the protein MNESPERDERHLARMQRKKAVMDERIASSPNECGLLLVLTGNGKGKSSSAFGMLARAMGHDMQCGVVQFIKGRNSTGEEMFFRRFPEQVRYHVMGEGFTWETQDRQRDIAAAEAAWAVSQEMLRDPSIGLVVLDELNIALKHGYLDLEQVLTDLQARPPMQHVLVTGRGAKPELIDLADTVSEIGVVKHAFQSGIRAQKGIEL
- a CDS encoding PQQ-dependent sugar dehydrogenase encodes the protein MFKHRPHYAVLLLVAGGLAACGESSRLQVSDGTGPSPKLPEPNKTLIPTVNIAPAIGWEKDAKPVAAPGTQVAAFAEHLDHPRWLYVLPNGDVLVAETNSPAKPDDSKGIRGWVMEKVMGRAGAGVPSANRITLLRDVDKDGVAETRTVFLQNLNSPFGMTLVGNKLYVADTDRLISFPYEAGQTSISAQATKVVDLPGGTLNHHWTKNVIASKDGSKLYVTVGSNSNVAENGMDKEEGRAAIWEVDAATGNHRIFASGLRNPNGMDWEPKTGKLWTAVNERDEIGSDLVPDYVTSVQDGAFYGWPYSYYGQHVDERVKPQNPALVAKAIAPDYAVGPHTASLGLVFADGKTLAAPFNEGLFIGQHGSWNRKPHSGYKVVFIPFSGGKPNGAPVDVLTGFLNKDEKAMGRPVGVVNDQRGGLLVADDVGNKIWRVTSAKAAQ